The genomic window CAGGAGATCACCGAGCAGATCGAACGCGAGCGGCGACTCGAGGAACTGATCGATCGGCTCGAGGAGTCCAACGAGCGGTTGGAGCAGTTCGCCTACGCGGCCAGCCACGACTTACAAGAGCCCCTGCGGATGGTCTCGAGCTACCTCCAGTTGATCGAGCGCCGGTACGCGGACGCCCTCGACGAGGACGGGCGGGAGTTCATCGACTTCGCGGTCGACGGCGCCGAGCGGATGCGCGACATGATCGACGGGCTACTCGCGTACTCCCGCGTCGAGACGGGCGGGGATCCGTTCGAACCCGTCGATCTGAACTCGGTTCTCGAGGACGTGCTGGCGGATCTCCAGGTTCGGATCGAGGAGACCGGCGCCGAGATCACCGTCGAGGAGCTGCCGCGAGTGACGGGCGATTGCGATCAGTTGCGTCAGCTGTTCCAGAACCTCGTGGAGAACGCCCTCGAGTACAGCGGCGACGAAACGCCCCGGGTTCACGTCTCCGCCCGGCGACGCGCGGGGAGCGACGACCGCTGGGAGATCTCCGTCCGGGACGAGGGGATCGGGATCGATCCGGACGACGCCGAGGAGATCTTCGAGGTGTTCCAGAGCCTCCACTCGCAGGGCGAGCGCGGCGGCACCGGTATCGGACTCGCGCTGTGCGAGCGGATCGTCGAACGCCACGGCGGCGAGATCCGACTCGAGTCCGAGCCCGGCGAGGGGGCGACGTTCTCGGTGACGCTGCCGGCGGTGGACAAACACGAGCCGTGAGCACCGCCCGCCCGTCGTCCAATTTCGAACCGCAGCGTCGGAGTCGAAAGCGTGTGTTTCCCTATCGATACCGGGTCAATTCGCAACCCTTATACATCCATCCCGGTGTAGATGTAAGTGCAACAGGGCGCTGGTAGTGTAGTGGTATCACGTGACCTTGCCATGGTCACAACCGGGGTTCAAATCCCCGCCAGCGCACTTCTCTGTAATTCAATCCCGCGAGCGACCGCGAAGCGTGTCGCGAGTACGCGATGAATTCAGGAATGGGCCCTGGGATTTGAATGAGACCGAGGCGAGTCGATTCTCGGTCGTTCAAGTCATAGCTACCGCGTCGCTTCGGTCACGCTACTCGCGATCACTCAATAGCGGTGTGAGCAGGCAATATGCCTTCTGTAGCCACTCTCGAGGTAATGCTCCGTATCGAAGCTAAGAGACCTGACACTCTCGCTTTCGACATTTATAAGTGATCGTGGATCATCCGTTCGAGTGTACTCGAGACCGAGTGCACGTGTGCGCGCTGGTAGTGTAGTGGTATCACGTGACCTTGCCATGGTCACAACCGGGGTTCAAATCCCCGCCAGCGCATTTTTGCTGAACAATAACGACGAGCGAAGCAAGTCGTCTGTTCAGCGAAAATCGTTCTGGGTTTGAATCAGGTCAGTCGCAGCGCCGAGCGACGCGAGGCGATCGTCTGACCGTGGTTCAAATCCCCGCCAGCGCACTTCTCTGCATTCAATCCCACGAGCGACCGCGAAGCGTGTCGCGAGTAGGCGGTGAATTGAATCGCCCGTTGCGTATCCGTCTCTGATCAGTCACGGCGCTCACGCTGGTATCAGACGATGGAAAGAGAATCGAGAACGATGGGAACTCGAGCGCGTCAGTCGATCACGACGGTTTCCGGACCGGACGCCTCCTCGCCCGAGTCGGCGAGGTCCTCGAGCGCGAGCTTGACGTTCCACACGTTGGACTTCCAGAAGGCGTCGAAGACGACGCCGAGCACGGGGACCGAGCCGCCGACGGTGTCGACGGCGATGTTCGCGAGCATGCGCAGGAGCGTCGACTGGGAGACGCCCATGCGGGCGGACTCGGCGACGATGTACAGCGAGACGAACGCGGTCGCGGTGTCGCCGGCGCCGGGGAGGATCCCGACGATCGGGTCCAGCCCGAATCGGAAGTCCGTTCCGGGAAGCTTGAGCCCCTCGTCGAGGACGCGGGCGACGGTTCGCATGCGGTCGATCGCGGCCTCGTCGACGCCGGCGGGGAGGTCGTCGCCGAACTCCTCGAGCGCCGATTCGATGTCGTCGGTCGAACCAGTAGCCATACGTCGCTATCGGGCGCGTGGCGGAATACGTTCGTGGACGGCGATGGCAAGCCATCGGTGCCGTCAGCGCCCACCGTCGCCGAAGCCGACTGGACCGCACCGGGAGTGATATTAAGTCGTTAGATTACGTATTCGAACGCGTATGCGAGAAGGCTGGATTCGACTCGAGTGCGCCGACTGTAACGAACAGTGGACCGCCGATCCGGCCGCTCTCCCGGCGCCCGGAAACCGGTTCAGGTGCGATCACTGCGGGTCGGAACGGCCGATCGCGGCGTTCGCGAAGACCCAGCGCGGGCTCGACATCCTCGAGGCGTTCCACCAGCGGCCGGCGTAGGGAACATCGACGGGTATCGGACGGCAGCGACCGGTGTCGGGCGCTGCCGAGCGGCGTCACGCGCTGCCGACCCGTGTCGAGCGGTGACGATGAGTGGTCGGAATCGTTTCTCGCACCGACTCGAGCGATCCCGTGACTCGTATTCGAGTGAATCGTTCGTCTCACCCGGCGCTGATCGGTCGCCCGCCGATCCCCGTCCGGAGAGAATCGGCGCCAATCACCGATTAGTTTCGAGACCGATCGCTCGGCGACGAGTAATCCGCACTTACGTCGGCGTCGTCCCGGTATCGTCTCCGTGACTGGTTCCGATATCCGACGATCGGGACTACCGACTAATACTTATTTCTGAACTATTCGAGGGATGTTTAGTCGGGTTCGTTTACCGATGTCGCCTGCGATTGGCTTTTATACTCCGAGTAACTACGAATCAATAGACGATTGAACTCCGAGAACTCCTATGCAAACTGAACTCTCAACCGCCGACGCGGACGACCTGCAGTACGACCAGACCAACGACCGCTACGTCTTCAACCACGATCCGGACGGCACCGCGACGATCACGACGACGATCGTCCACGCGCTCGCCTCGATCGCGGACACCGACGTCTCGCAGGGCGAGTTCTCCCTCTACGACAGCGTCGATCCCGACGCCCTCGACCGCATCTTCAGCAAGAAGGCCGACGGAACCGAACGCACGGGCGGCCACATCGCCTTCACCGCCCTCGAGCACGAGGTGTACGTCTACGCGAACGGCGACGTGATCATCTACCCGCCGACGGACTCGCCCCACCCGCGGGCGGACTGATTCGACCGGCGGTCCGCAGTCCCAGTCACTGTTTTCTCGGTCGGTTTTCGCGTCCGCTCGAGCCGCGTCGACGCAGGAATGGCACGGATTTAGGTCCCTCCTCGTCGTCACTATCACGTATGACGGTGATCGCACTACTGAGCGTCGCACCGGTGATCGAGGACAGCATGTCGGGCGAGGTCGCGAAGGCGGTCGACGCGCTCGAGGAATACGACGTCGAGTACGAGACGAACCCGATGGGGACGGTGATCGAGGCCGACGAGATCGGGGAACTGTTCGCGGCCGCGCAGGCGGCCCACGAAGCGGTCGACGCCGATCGCGTCAGTACCGTGCTGAAGATCGACGACAGGCGGACGCGCGACGTCTCCGCCGAACACAAGATCGAGGCCGTCGAAGAACAGCTGGGACGCCCGCCGACCAACAAGGACCCTGACTCCGGCGAATAGCGTCGCTGGTAGCGGTCGCGGTGTGAACGGCGGGCGACCGCGAGCGAAGCGAACGAGACCGGTCGCGCGAGACGCGGCCCCGAACTAACAAACTGTTTTACGGCGGAAGGCGAACGCGTCGGTATGGAGAGTCTCAACCGGATGGCGATCGAGTTGGTCGACGAGGCCCTCGACTACGCCGAGGAGTTGAACATCGGCGGCTACGATCTCGACAACGAGGCCACGGTCCTCGACTTCGGCCTCGAGTTCGAGGGCGGGATCGAGGCGGGGCTATTGCTGACGGAGATTCAGACGGCGGGGATGGCGACGCCGAGCCACCACTTAGGCGAGATCGGCGACGCGCCGATTCCGTACGTCCAGCTCGCGACCGACCAGCCGGCGCTCTCGCTGCTGTGCTCGCAGAAGGCGGGCTGGGAGCTGACCACTGAGGACTTCGAGGGGCTGGGCAGCGGTCCCGCCCGGGCGCTGGTCGCCGAGGAGGAGGAGTTCCGCCGCGTCGGCTACACGGACGCGTTCGACCTGACGGCGCTGGCCGTCGAGACCGAACAGGATCCGACTGCGGCCGCCGCCGCACAGGTCGCGGAGCTCGCGGAGGTCGAACCCAGCAGCGTCTTCCTGCTGGCTTACCCGACCGCGAGCCTCGTCGGCTCCATCACGAACGCCGCTCGAGCGGCCGAACTCGCGACGTTCCGCCTCTCGGAGCTGGGCTACGATCCGCTGGACATCGTCTCCGCGACGGGACGGGCGCCGGTCGCCCCCGTCGCCGACGACGAGCAGACGGCGATCGCCCGCACGAACGACGCCATCGCCTACGGCGGCACGGCCCACCTCACGGTCCGCGAGGACGCGGACATCTTCGATTCGGTCCCCTCGACGGCCGCCGAGGACCACGGTCGACCGTTCGGCGAGGTCTTCGACGACCTCGAGTGGAACTTCTCCGAAGTCCCGTCTGACCTCTTCGCGCCCGCGAAGGTCACGATCGACGTGGTCGGCGGCCCGACCTACGTCCACGGCGAGACCGACGAGGACCTGCTCGTCGACTCGTTCGGTCTCTGATCGTGCGGTTCAAACCGGTTCCCGACCCGCCAGCCGACCTCGAGCGCGTCGCGCCGATCCTCGAGGCCGTCCCGGCGACGGCCGGGGCCGTCGACGACTGCTGTGGTCGCCTCGTCGACGAGACTCGACTCGAGTCCCGCGACGCGGCGGAGACGTGGCTGGTATTCCTGCGAGCGCTCGACCTCGCGACCGAAGAGTCGGAGGGGTATCGCCGTGTGGCAGCGACCTCGGAGCCCGGACAACCGATCGACCCGGCCACGCTCCAGCAGCCGTTTCGGGACCGCGTCTACGGAGCCGATGCGGTCCTCGAGGTCCTCGAGCGCGCGGAGACGTCGCTGTCCGTCGCCGACGTCTCCGATGCGGTCCACGACGAGCGTCCGGGGCTCGAGCGCGGCTCTCGATCCGACAGGCGAGAGCGGGGGCGCGGGTACGCTGACGATCCGCACGAGCGCGTCCGGCGGCTCCTCGAGTGGGCGGATTTACTGGGACTCGCCGCACGGACGGCCGACGGCGATCGGTACCGATCCGCAAGCGACCTCGCGTAGTCGGACAGTTCGGCCATCGGTCACGGGTCGCCCTCGAGTTCCGGATCGAAGAGGTCCTCGACGCGGCAGTCGAAGTGCGCTGCCAGTTCGAACGCGAGTTCCAGCGACGGATCGTAGCGGTCGCGTTCGATCGCGTTGATCGTCTGCCGAGAGACGCCGACCGCCTCGGCGAGGTCGCCCTGGCTGAGGTCGGCGGCCGCCCGGTACGTCCGGAGATCGTTTTTCACGTGTATCGTCGCTCGACGTATCCGTAGACGATCAGCCCGACGGCGATCAGGAGCGCGTATCCCCAGATCGCACCGCGGATTGCGAGGGGCACGTCTACCGCACCCGTCGCATCGAGCACCAGATCGGCCGGGAGGCCGAAGATCGCGACGAACGTCACGAGGCTCCACACGATGTGCCCCGTTCGCCGTTCGATCTGCGCTTCGCGCTCGTCGAACAACCGAACTCCCGTCCGCTGCCAGATTACGAGGTACCCGACGATGCCGAGGTAGTAGAGGCCGACGCCCGCGAACGCGAACAGGTCGGCGCTCCCTTCAGAGGCGACCACGGAGAGCGCCGTCGCGCCGAGAAAGCCAGCGACTCCGAGACCCATCGATCGGTTCATTACTTCCCTGTACCGCCGCCGTTGTTCCGTCGATAGTTCACTCGTCATGCGTCGATCAGTGTCGAGTCCGCTTTACAGTAAAGTATACTTTACACCTTCTCTAAAATATGTCGGTCGGGCACCACTTCGGCGTCGATTCGACGAGCAACTCAACGGGGAGATACACGCCACTGATTCGGCGGCGAGACAGGCGACCGGGCAACTCGTCGAAATCAGCGAGACGAACTCGAAACAGCCTCACTCCATCGGGTGGACGTCGGTCACCGTCCCGACGCCCTTGCTGCGGCCCTCGCGGAAGACGAACTTCTGGCCCTCCTCGACGAGGTACGGGCGGAACTTGAACCGGACCGTGGCTTCGCCGGTATCTCCCGGCAGCAGGCGGCCGTTCTTCGGGTAGAAGGCGGCGGCCTCGCCGATCGTCTCGAGGTGGACGACGGGTTCGTACCCCTCGCCGATCCGGGTCGGGTGGTTGAGTACCATGACCTCGGCCTCGAACTCCCGGACGGGGGCGGGATCGGCGTCCCGCGGAAGGAGGACCATCCCGCGCTCGATGGCGCTCTCCTTGACGCCCTTCAGCGCGATGCCGACGATCCGGCCGGCCTGCGCCTTGTCGACGCGGTGGTAGTGCATCTCGATCGAGCGGACCTCGACCTCCTGGAACCGGCCGTCGGGCATCGGCCCCAGCAGGAGTTCGTCGCCGGCCTCGACCTCGCCGGACATGACGGTGCCGGAGGCGACCGCCCCGACGCCGGTCACCGAGTAGCTCCGGTCGACGTACATCCGGAACTCGCCGGTGTCCTGGGCGGTCTTGGGCAGTCGGTCGAATAGCTCGTCCAGCGTCGCCAAGCCGTCCATCGTGATGGCGCTGGTCTCGACGATCGGGACGACGCGCTCGCTGATCTCCTCGATGGCGGCGTCGACGCCGTGACGGGCGACTCTGAGCGGCGACTTGTCGACCTCGCGGAGGAGGCGCTCGACCTCGCGTTCGACCTCCTCGACGCGCTCCTCGTCGACGGCGTCGGTCTTCGTGATCGCGACGATCGTCGGCAGGTCGGTCGCGAGCAGGACACCGAGGTGCTCGCGCGTGGTGCGCGTGGGACCGTCGTCGGCGGCGACGACCAGCAGTCCGTAGTCGAGTTTCTGTCCGACGAGCCCGCGAATCGTCGTCCGGAGCCACGGCTCGTGACCGACGGTGTCGACGAACGAGACCAGCCGATCGGCCTCCTCGACGACCGCGGCGCGGTCCTGCTTTCGGTTCGGGTTCCGCACGCGGACCGGACCCTCGTCGTCGAAGCCGTAGACGGCGTAGGAGAGGTCGGCGGAGAGGCCGCGCTCGACCTCGTGGGGCTGGACGTCGAGGTACGAGCGCGTCGCCCCGTCGCCGTCGTCGGGGTTACCGGTCACGAGCGACCCGACGAGCGTGCTCTTGCCGTGATCGACGTGGCCCGCCGTCCCGACGACGACGTGTTCGTCGTCGGTCTCGAGGACGCCGCCCTCCTGTACCGTGGCGACGCCGACGAGGCCACGCTCGGACGTCTCCGACGTCCGATCTGCTTCGGATTCGGCCGAGTCCGAAACGCCGTTTACCCCCCAGGTCTGGACGTCGTCGATGTGGGCGTCGGCCTCCTCGGCGAGCAGGGAGAGGACGTCCATCGTCTCGGAGAACGTGTCGGGATCGATCCCGGCGAGGCCGCCGTCGTCGGTGACC from Haloterrigena sp. KLK7 includes these protein-coding regions:
- a CDS encoding DUF4112 domain-containing protein, encoding MATGSTDDIESALEEFGDDLPAGVDEAAIDRMRTVARVLDEGLKLPGTDFRFGLDPIVGILPGAGDTATAFVSLYIVAESARMGVSQSTLLRMLANIAVDTVGGSVPVLGVVFDAFWKSNVWNVKLALEDLADSGEEASGPETVVID
- a CDS encoding HalOD1 output domain-containing protein yields the protein MQTELSTADADDLQYDQTNDRYVFNHDPDGTATITTTIVHALASIADTDVSQGEFSLYDSVDPDALDRIFSKKADGTERTGGHIAFTALEHEVYVYANGDVIIYPPTDSPHPRAD
- a CDS encoding MTH1187 family thiamine-binding protein, which produces MTVIALLSVAPVIEDSMSGEVAKAVDALEEYDVEYETNPMGTVIEADEIGELFAAAQAAHEAVDADRVSTVLKIDDRRTRDVSAEHKIEAVEEQLGRPPTNKDPDSGE
- the mch gene encoding methenyltetrahydromethanopterin cyclohydrolase yields the protein MESLNRMAIELVDEALDYAEELNIGGYDLDNEATVLDFGLEFEGGIEAGLLLTEIQTAGMATPSHHLGEIGDAPIPYVQLATDQPALSLLCSQKAGWELTTEDFEGLGSGPARALVAEEEEFRRVGYTDAFDLTALAVETEQDPTAAAAAQVAELAEVEPSSVFLLAYPTASLVGSITNAARAAELATFRLSELGYDPLDIVSATGRAPVAPVADDEQTAIARTNDAIAYGGTAHLTVREDADIFDSVPSTAAEDHGRPFGEVFDDLEWNFSEVPSDLFAPAKVTIDVVGGPTYVHGETDEDLLVDSFGL
- a CDS encoding helix-turn-helix transcriptional regulator; this translates as MKNDLRTYRAAADLSQGDLAEAVGVSRQTINAIERDRYDPSLELAFELAAHFDCRVEDLFDPELEGDP
- a CDS encoding GTP-binding protein, which gives rise to MSRDRALLERALDRGEQDGGNVEFKERLSRDVHLEGGRRESLAAQLRHRLLSGDGEATYVVGVTDDGGLAGIDPDTFSETMDVLSLLAEEADAHIDDVQTWGVNGVSDSAESEADRTSETSERGLVGVATVQEGGVLETDDEHVVVGTAGHVDHGKSTLVGSLVTGNPDDGDGATRSYLDVQPHEVERGLSADLSYAVYGFDDEGPVRVRNPNRKQDRAAVVEEADRLVSFVDTVGHEPWLRTTIRGLVGQKLDYGLLVVAADDGPTRTTREHLGVLLATDLPTIVAITKTDAVDEERVEEVEREVERLLREVDKSPLRVARHGVDAAIEEISERVVPIVETSAITMDGLATLDELFDRLPKTAQDTGEFRMYVDRSYSVTGVGAVASGTVMSGEVEAGDELLLGPMPDGRFQEVEVRSIEMHYHRVDKAQAGRIVGIALKGVKESAIERGMVLLPRDADPAPVREFEAEVMVLNHPTRIGEGYEPVVHLETIGEAAAFYPKNGRLLPGDTGEATVRFKFRPYLVEEGQKFVFREGRSKGVGTVTDVHPME